CCGGAAAATGAGGCGTCACATAACTTTTTTAAAATTGCGATCTGGAACGATGAATACGACGCCTCCCTTGCAAGGCGGGATGAATGTTGTTGTCGAGAGCGTTGATTACGGACTTTCTTTCTAGACATGTAAGACTCTAAGATGGGAGGGATTATAGTGGGCTGGATACTCGCTTCAATCTACTTTTTGGTGGCTATCAGTCCCCTTTTAACTGTAGCCGCGCTCCGGATGAAAGGCGAAATGTCGCTCATGCATGAGACCGGCACTAGCCTCGCTTTCGCCGCTTACGGCGTCATAGCTCTTCAAGCTGTCCTCACCGCTCGCTGGAAGTGGATTGAAAGACCTTTCGGTTTGGACATCGTTTCGAGATTCCACAAGTACATGGGCGTCCTTGCTCTGGGGCTTCTTCTTGCCCATCCTCCACTGATGGCCTACGGTGGCGCAGGATTGGAATTGCTGTACAGTCTGAACCTGCCTTGGTACGTGTTACTGGGCAAAGCTCTGCTCCTATTACTATTTGTACATGTGTTATTCAGTCTCTTGCGACAGCGTCTTGGCGTAAACTTTGAAAAGTGGCGCCGGATCCACAACGTACTGGCCGTAATCATCATACCTGCAGCATTCGTCCATAGCCTCTCCGCAGGATATGACAGCTGGCCGACCCCTATTAGGATTCTGTGGATCATCCTGCTTGGGCTGACAATATTTGCCTATGTTCATCACAAAGTGTTGACCCCAGGACGAATTGCACGGAGCCCGTACCGAGTCGACTCTGTTGAGCGGGAGACCCAAAATGTGTGGACAGTCAAACTGGTTCCGCCGGTTGGAGAACATGTATATGATTACCATCCCGGCCAATTTCACTTCCTCACCTTCCAACGATCGGGAGGACTGCCTGTCGAAGAGCACCACTGGACCATTTCCTCCAGCCCTACCAATCGGGATTTCATAAGTTCAACAATAAAGGAATCGGGAGATTTTACAGCGACAATAGGCAAGACGCGTGTCGGAGACTCGGCCCTTGTAGAAGGGCCTTTCGGTCGCTTTTGCTATACCTTATACGAGCGGGACAAAGATTTCGTCTTTATCGCAGGAGGGATAGGCATGACCCCAATGATGAGCATGCTTCGTCATATGCGGGACACCAAGAGAGAAGCGAAAGTTCTCCTAATTTACGCCAACAGGACTGAAAAGGACATTGCGTTCAGATCGGAACTCAGGGATATCGAATCCGGAACATATCCTTGCTTGAAGGTAGTCCATATCCTGAGCAATCCTCCCACTGGTTGGACGGGCGAATCCGGGCGCCTGGATGAGACCAAACTCGTTCGACTGCTGGGCCGACGGGAAGATGACACAGGATACTATATTTGCGCTCCACCCCCTATGACCAGGGTTGCGATAGCAGGCCTGAGGTCACTGGGAGTTCCTTTTTCGCACATGCGAACCGAACAATTTTCTCTTTAGATCTATAAGTTGGCGAGCAATCAGGAGGCTATCTTGAGAATCAGAAAACTTAGAATCGCTACTGTTTTTTTCGTAGCGCTTTTTTTGCTTGCAGCGTATGGCTTAGCCCTGTTAAGGACTTATACCTTCCAACCTTCTGTTCCGCCCGACAACAAGCTTGGTGTCAACTCGTTGTTGAACGGCTCTACGTTCCCGACCGAGGGAATATACTCGGTAAACGGCCATTGGGTTGGGCATGATTTCTTTAACGTGGTCAGATCGTAATCTGATGAGGAGATTGCCCGATGAAACTTTCCGACATCAAGCGGGTCCTTATCCTGGGATCCGGGACTATGGGGAGGCAGATAGGATTTCTGTGCGCACTTAAAGGCTACAATGTTGTGTTGTATGATATATCCATGGAGGCCCTCAAAGATTCCTTGAAGGGAATGGAGGATCTTGGAGCTTGGTTTATATCAATAGGCCGTATGCCTCAGGGGGATCTGAGCAAAGTCATGGGACGAGTACAAATCTCCACTGATTCTGTAGAAGCCGCAAAGGAAGCGGATTTAATTAGTGAGTCCGTTCCTGATATTCCTGAAATCAAGGCTCAGGTCTTTGCCAAGTTTAACGAACTCTGCCCGGAAAGAACTGTTTTTACAACCAACACATCCATGCTGGTCCCATCTATGTTCGCCGAGCAAACAGGCAGACCTGAAAAGCTGGTTGCGCTTCACTTTCATGATGTACGTACGACTGACATTGTCGATGTCATGCCGCATCCTGAAAGTGAACCTGAAATTGTAGAGTTGGTCCGTGATTTTGCGGAAAGCCTGGGGCAGGTTGTGATCATGCTTGCCTGCGAGAACAGCGGATATGTTTTCAACTCGATGCTATCCACGCTACTGATGTCGGCGTTGACGCTGGCGGCTAATGGCGTGGCCTCAATTGAAGATGTAGATCGTTCATGGATGGGAGTAATGAGGACTCCTATTGGGCCTTTCGGAATCATGGATCAGATTGGGCTATCCACCGTTTGGACCATCATCGACTATGCAGCGAAAAATAGTGGAGATCCTCAGGCAAAGGCAAACGCGGCTTTCGTAAAACGATACATTGACGGCGGCGCTTTAGGCATGAAGACAATGTGTGGCTTTTACTCATATCCCAAGCCGGCATACTCAGATCCCAATTTTCTTTCAGGGACGGGAGCTGCCAGATAACTAACACCGTTGACTGGATAGTCCTTCATGTATTGGAGAGAACTCCTTTTCCAAGGCGTGCCAGGTTGTCCTGTCAATGTTGACGCATATTGTTTCAC
This Desulfomonilaceae bacterium DNA region includes the following protein-coding sequences:
- a CDS encoding ferric reductase-like transmembrane domain-containing protein — its product is MGWILASIYFLVAISPLLTVAALRMKGEMSLMHETGTSLAFAAYGVIALQAVLTARWKWIERPFGLDIVSRFHKYMGVLALGLLLAHPPLMAYGGAGLELLYSLNLPWYVLLGKALLLLLFVHVLFSLLRQRLGVNFEKWRRIHNVLAVIIIPAAFVHSLSAGYDSWPTPIRILWIILLGLTIFAYVHHKVLTPGRIARSPYRVDSVERETQNVWTVKLVPPVGEHVYDYHPGQFHFLTFQRSGGLPVEEHHWTISSSPTNRDFISSTIKESGDFTATIGKTRVGDSALVEGPFGRFCYTLYERDKDFVFIAGGIGMTPMMSMLRHMRDTKREAKVLLIYANRTEKDIAFRSELRDIESGTYPCLKVVHILSNPPTGWTGESGRLDETKLVRLLGRREDDTGYYICAPPPMTRVAIAGLRSLGVPFSHMRTEQFSL
- a CDS encoding 3-hydroxyacyl-CoA dehydrogenase, with the protein product MKLSDIKRVLILGSGTMGRQIGFLCALKGYNVVLYDISMEALKDSLKGMEDLGAWFISIGRMPQGDLSKVMGRVQISTDSVEAAKEADLISESVPDIPEIKAQVFAKFNELCPERTVFTTNTSMLVPSMFAEQTGRPEKLVALHFHDVRTTDIVDVMPHPESEPEIVELVRDFAESLGQVVIMLACENSGYVFNSMLSTLLMSALTLAANGVASIEDVDRSWMGVMRTPIGPFGIMDQIGLSTVWTIIDYAAKNSGDPQAKANAAFVKRYIDGGALGMKTMCGFYSYPKPAYSDPNFLSGTGAAR